From Echeneis naucrates chromosome 7, fEcheNa1.1, whole genome shotgun sequence, one genomic window encodes:
- the esyt1a gene encoding extended synaptotagmin-1 → MPTADAPPGISIGTASAAPALPSQPPGERAVSVLWSFGKCLGALLPVYLAGYYGFSISVVLFGLMIYMGWKHSRLEKVMRLKSAMYLLENEREFTTEKVFRTKMDLPPWVNFPDVEKVEWLNKILQQAWPFVGQYLEKLLVETIAPAIRASSIHLQTLSFTKVNIGDKAAKVVGVKAHTELDKRQVMLDLYISYAGDVEVNVEIKKYFCKAGVKGIQLHGKLRVILEPLIGDVPLVGAITLFFIRRPKLDINWTGLTNLLDIPGLNAMSDTMIMDAIASFLVLPNRLTVPLVADLHVAQLRSPLPRGVVRIHLLEAEDLTAKDTVIKGLIDGKSDPYAVLRVGTQIFTSHHVDSNLNPQWREMYEVIVHEVPGQELEVEVFDKDPDQDDFLGRTKVDLDIVKKARVVDDWFNLRDVPSGSVHLRLEWLSLLSSADRLSEVIQKNQNLTSKTADPPSAAILVVYLDQAFELPMRKGNKDPSPMVQISIQDTTRESKTCYGTNNPVWEDAFTFFIQDPRKQDIDIQVKDDDRALSLGSLTIPLPRVLATPELTMDQWFQLEDSGSASRIYVKIVLRVLWLSDDATPTTPSPRPSSSGSGVGQGGIKSEVNPMGPGGLGKPQPARPQHTTPDPEFATEGVLRIHLVEAQNLIAKDNFMGGMVKGKSDPYVKIRVAGITFRSHTIKENLNPIWNELYEVILTQLPGQEIQFELFDKDIDQDDFLGRFKLSLRDIISAQFIDTWYTLNDVKSGRVHLVLEWLPRVSDLLRLEQIMQYQSQQLYQNKVLPSAAVLFVYVERAHGLPLKKSGKEPKAGAEILLKGVSHKTKICERSTSPRWDEAFHFLVRDPRDETLTVKLSHSWGQALGSLTVPLREVLAEPGLVLDRWLGLEGALPESQILLRATLKILDTQLAVCRRDAGNDGSDVEVIPRWVPSHLDIRHRSGFPIVGDSSTGGQVKLTIAFSTEENRLFITVHSCRALAACSKDGADPYVTFILLPDKKGTTKRRTATKKRDLNPEFNERFDFDFSLEESTQRKLDLSVKNSVSFMSRDRELIGKLQLDLDQIDLKTGVTQWYDLVAETN, encoded by the exons ATGCCCACCGCGGATGCGCCGCCGGGCATAAGCATAGGCACGGCGTCAGCAGCCCCGGCCTTACCCAGCCAGCCCCCCGGGGAACGTGCAGTCAGCGTGCTGTGGTCCTTTGGGAAATGTCTGGGCGCCCTGCTGCCCGTCTACCTGGCCGGATACTACGGCTTCAGCATCAGCGTTGTCCTGTTCGGTCTGATGATCTACATGGGATGGAAACACAGTCGACTGGAGAAAGTGATGAGGCTCAAGTCTGCCATGTACCTTCTGGAGAACGAGAGGGAATTCACCACTGAAAAGGTTTTCAGGACCAAAATGGATTTGCCCCCCTGG GTAAACTTCCCAGATGTAGAAAAAGTGGAGTGGCTGAACAAG ATCCTGCAGCAGGCATGGCCGTTTGTAGGCCAGTATCTGGAGAAGTTGCTGGTAGAAACCATTGCTCCCGCCATCCGTGCCTCTAGTATTCATCTGCAGACTCTCAGCTTCACCAAGGTCAACATAGGAGATAAG GCTGCAAAGGTTGTTGGTGTAAAGGCTCACACAGAACTTGATAAGAGACAAGTAATGTTGGATTTGTACATCAG CTACGCTGGTGATGTCGAAGTCAATGTTGAAATCAAAAAATACTTCTGCAAAGCCGGAGTCAAAGGAATCCAG CTCCATGGAAAGCTGCGTGTGATCCTTGAGCCTTTGATCGGAGATGTGCCACTGGTTGGAGCCATCACATTGTTCTTCATCCGTAGGCCT AAACTGGACATCAACTGGACCGGACTTACCAACCTGCTGGATATCCCCGGGCTGAA TGCCATGTCGGACACTATGATAATGGATGCAATTGCCTCCTTCCTGGTGCTCCCCAATCGTCTCACTGTTCCCCTGGTGGCCGACCTGCACGTTGCGCAGCTCCGCTCCCCTCTCCCAAGG GGAGTCGTGCGTATTCATCTGCTGGAGGCTGAGGATCTGACTGCTAAGGATACAGTCATCAAAGGATTGATTGATGGGAAATCGGACCCATATGCTGTCCTGCGAGTAGGAACCCAGATCTTCACCTCCCATCACGTAGACAGCAACCTGAACCCACAGTGGAGGGAGATGTATGAG gtGATAGTCCATGAAGTACCTGGTCAGGAGTTGGAAGTGGAAGTATTTGACAAAGACCCAGACCAGGATGACTTCCTGGGGAG gaCCAAGGTGGATCTTGATATTGTTAAGAAGGCCAGAGTTGTGGATGAT TGGTTCAATCTGAGGGACGTCCCATCTGGCAGTGTTCACCTGCGGCTGGAGtggctctctctgctctcctctgctgaCAGGCTGAGTGAG GTGATTCAGAAGAACCAGAACTTGACCAGTAAGACAGCCGATCCCCCATCTGCTGCCATCTTAGTCGTCTATCTTGACCAAGCTTTTGAATTGCCT ATGAGAAAAGGCAATAAGGACCCAAGCCCAATGGTTCAGATTTCAATTCAGGATACAACTAGAGAGAGCAAG ACTTGTTACGGGACCAACAACCCTGTGTGGGAGGACGCTTTTACCTTCTTTATCCAAGATCCTCGCAAACAAGACATTGACATTCAA gtCAAGGATGATGACCGTGCTCTGTCTCTAGGCAGTCTCACCATCCCTCTGCCCCGTGTTCTGGCGACCCCTGAACTCACCATGGATCAGTGGTTCCAGCTGGAGGATTCTGGTTCAGCCAGCCGTATCTATGTGAAAATTGTGCTAAGG GTTTTGTGGCTAAGTGACGATGCCACTCCCACAACGCCATCCCCTCGCCCTTCATCCTCTGGATCTGGAGTGGGTCAGGGGGGAATCAAGTCAGAGGTGAACCCGATGGGGCCTGGTGGGTTAGGTAAACCTCAACCAGCACGACCTCAGCATACCACACCTGACCCAGAGTTTGCAACTGAG GGAGTGCTGCGTATTCATCTGGTGGAGGCCCAAAACCTGATAGCCAAGGACAACTTCATGGGGGGCATGGTCAAAGGCAAAAGTGACCCCTATGTCAAGATCCGTGTGGCTGGTATCACCTTTCGCAGCCACACCATTAAAGAGAACCTCAATCCTATCTGGAATGAGCTCTATGAG GTGATTTTGACCCAGCTTCCTGGTCAGGAGATCCAGTTTGAGTTGTTTGACAAGGACATTGATCAGGACGACTTCCTCGGAAG GTTCAAGCTTAGCCTACGAGATATCATCAGCGCACAATTCATTGATACG TGGTACACTTTGAATGATGTGAAGTCCGGCCGAGTTCACCTGGTGCTGGAGTGGCTGCCCAGAGTGTCTGACCTACTCAGACTGGAGCAG ATCATGCAGTACCAGTCCCAGCAATTGTATCAGAACAAGGTCTTGCCTTCAGcagctgtgctgtttgtgtatgtggaaCGTGCACATGGCCTGCCG TTGAAGAAGAGTGGAAAAGAGCCGAAAGCTGGAGCTGAAATTCTCCTCAAAGGTGTTTCACACAAAACCAAG ATTTGTGAGCGCTCCACATCTCCTCGATGGGACGAAGCCTTTCATTTTTTGGTCCGTGACCCCAGAGATGAAACACTCACAGTCAAG CTCTCGCACAGCTGGGGCCAGGCTCTCGGGTCCTTGACAGTCCCTCTCAGGGAGGTGCTTGCTGAGCCGGGCTTGGTGTTAGACCGCTGGCTTGGTCTAGAGGGAGCTCTGCCAGAGAGCCAGATCCTACTGAGAGCCACACTCAAG ATCCTGGACACCCAGTTGGCAGTTTGCCGCAGGGATGCAGGTAACGATGGCAGTGATGTTGAAGTCATCCCCAGATGGGTCCCATCCCATCTAGACATCAGACACAGAAGTGGCTTCCCCAT AGTTGGTGATTCAAGCACAGGAGGCCAGGTGAAGCTGACCATTGCCTTCTCCACAGAGGAAAACCGGCTTTTCATCACTGTTCACTCCTGCAG AGCCCTGGCTGCCTGCTCCAAGGACGGTGCAGACCCCTATGTTACCTTCATCTTGCTGCCTGACAAAAAAGGTACAACCAAGAGGAGAACTGCCACCAAGAAAAGAGACCTCAACCCAGAATTCAATGAAAG GTTTGACTTTGATTTCTCTCTTGAGGAGtccacacagagaaaactggACCTCTCTGTGAAGAACAGCGTCTCCTTCATGAGCAGAGATAGAGAACTCATTGGAAAG TtgcagctggacctggaccaaaTAGACCTTAAGACTGGTGTCACACAATG gtACGATTTGGTGGCAGAAACCAACTAG